The following are from one region of the candidate division KSB1 bacterium genome:
- a CDS encoding TonB-dependent receptor, with protein MRWHRRLFYFPWLAIACQLIAGTTGKITGVVKDRATGAPIPGANVFIEGTTLGAATGADGSFFIVNIPPGTYSLTAQMMGYSRTTVAGVRVTADLTTRVDFALQETTIDLQEVVVTAERPFIQKDVTSTIAVVDQERIDALPVQSFTEVLATQAGVVARGSTLHIRGGRGNEVGYLIDGMYVEDPLFGGLGTRVNNDAIKELTLLSGTFSAEYGDALSGIVNIVTREGTDLLSGSLETRTSQFGLAPYHDYGEWRTNGYVSGPIFKNRLSYFVSGEQNQRESWLPFGYRREATAFAKLTSRPAPWLKVTMSGRYSETKSQPYNHLWKYIPDQYTRTRSHSRQAILTATHTVSPRMFYDVRVSVFSQDYYSGVDKDTSEYVPPATRQYVPWAGNGYEFYSKADPLQLTKSKTHTVDLKADLVWQIGRQNELKSGFEVKQHRLRLFDIYDPTRDFPYINDYDQKPLEASAYLQDKIEYAYLTVNIGLRFDYANARTKFRANPLDLASERSVKPKWQLSPRIGIAHPVSERTKLHFAYGHFFQNPEYQYFYENRQYDLNVREPLFGQPDLDAEKTVAYETGLAHQFSNSLAAHVTAYYKDVTGLIGTHYYMPYFSGRYVGYTLYVNEDYANIKGFEVNLDYRPRAAVQGSLTYTYSVAKGSASSETEQYPGTQESTLLYYLDFDKTHVLNASLSARFGAKEGPELFGFYPMAHTDWSFMFSASSGFPYTPSGRDVGFVIKNSARMPSNYTLDCEVGRTVRVGGTKIRLFVEVLNLTNFKNVVYVYPDTGEPDFTRQGNHSREYMRDPSNYGPPRRVRVGLGVRL; from the coding sequence ATGAGGTGGCATAGGCGTTTATTCTACTTCCCGTGGCTTGCAATAGCATGCCAACTGATAGCCGGCACCACGGGAAAGATCACTGGCGTAGTCAAGGACAGGGCTACAGGGGCCCCGATACCGGGGGCAAACGTCTTTATCGAGGGTACAACTCTGGGCGCTGCCACCGGCGCGGACGGAAGCTTCTTCATCGTGAATATACCACCGGGCACCTATTCCCTGACGGCGCAAATGATGGGCTACAGCCGGACTACAGTTGCAGGCGTGAGGGTCACCGCTGACTTGACCACAAGGGTCGATTTTGCGCTCCAAGAGACCACCATTGATCTCCAGGAGGTGGTAGTCACGGCCGAGAGGCCATTCATTCAGAAGGATGTTACGAGCACCATAGCGGTGGTGGACCAGGAGCGCATCGACGCCTTGCCAGTCCAGAGTTTCACTGAGGTGCTGGCTACGCAGGCAGGGGTTGTCGCGCGAGGAAGTACACTCCATATTCGCGGCGGGCGCGGGAACGAAGTGGGGTATCTGATTGACGGCATGTACGTGGAGGACCCGCTTTTCGGAGGCCTCGGCACCAGAGTCAACAACGATGCTATCAAAGAGCTGACGCTTTTAAGCGGAACCTTTAGTGCCGAGTACGGCGACGCCCTGAGTGGTATTGTAAACATTGTCACAAGGGAGGGCACAGACCTGCTCTCCGGCAGCCTTGAAACCCGCACTAGCCAGTTTGGCCTGGCCCCGTACCATGACTATGGCGAGTGGCGAACAAATGGATATGTGAGCGGCCCCATCTTCAAGAATCGTCTATCCTATTTTGTCTCGGGTGAACAGAATCAGCGGGAAAGCTGGCTCCCCTTTGGATACCGGCGGGAGGCGACCGCCTTCGCCAAGCTCACCTCTCGGCCCGCTCCTTGGCTCAAGGTCACCATGAGTGGCCGGTACAGCGAGACCAAAAGTCAACCGTACAATCACCTCTGGAAGTACATCCCAGATCAGTACACGCGTACCCGATCGCATAGCAGGCAGGCGATTCTCACCGCAACGCATACGGTCTCGCCGCGAATGTTCTACGACGTGCGCGTGTCGGTATTCAGCCAGGATTACTACAGCGGTGTGGACAAAGACACCTCAGAGTATGTGCCGCCCGCAACTCGCCAGTATGTTCCCTGGGCCGGCAATGGCTATGAGTTCTACAGCAAGGCTGACCCGCTTCAACTAACCAAGAGCAAGACGCACACCGTGGATCTGAAAGCCGACCTCGTGTGGCAAATCGGCAGACAGAATGAGCTAAAGTCAGGGTTTGAAGTCAAGCAGCACCGCCTCCGTTTGTTCGACATATACGATCCCACGCGCGACTTCCCCTACATCAACGACTACGATCAAAAGCCGCTAGAGGCCTCCGCGTATCTCCAGGACAAGATAGAGTACGCCTATCTTACAGTGAACATCGGTCTTAGGTTTGATTATGCGAATGCGCGAACCAAGTTCCGCGCAAACCCTTTGGACCTGGCGAGCGAACGGAGCGTCAAGCCAAAGTGGCAGCTCAGCCCTCGAATTGGCATTGCGCATCCGGTAAGCGAGCGGACCAAGTTGCACTTTGCCTATGGTCACTTCTTCCAGAACCCAGAGTACCAGTATTTTTATGAGAACCGGCAGTATGACCTCAATGTGAGGGAACCCCTATTTGGACAGCCGGACCTGGATGCGGAGAAGACGGTCGCCTATGAGACGGGGCTTGCCCACCAGTTCAGCAACTCCTTGGCTGCGCATGTAACGGCTTACTACAAAGACGTGACCGGTCTGATAGGCACTCACTACTACATGCCCTACTTCTCAGGACGGTACGTGGGCTATACGCTCTATGTGAACGAAGACTATGCTAACATTAAGGGATTTGAGGTAAACCTTGACTACCGGCCAAGGGCGGCAGTGCAGGGGTCGTTGACCTATACCTATTCGGTGGCCAAGGGGAGCGCCTCCTCGGAGACCGAGCAATACCCCGGCACGCAGGAGTCGACCCTCCTCTACTATTTGGACTTTGACAAGACGCACGTGCTCAACGCTTCTCTTAGCGCTCGTTTCGGTGCAAAAGAGGGCCCTGAACTATTTGGTTTCTATCCCATGGCGCACACCGACTGGAGTTTTATGTTCAGCGCCAGCAGCGGCTTCCCTTACACCCCCTCGGGACGCGATGTGGGCTTTGTGATCAAGAATTCAGCGCGCATGCCTTCCAATTACACTTTGGACTGTGAGGTGGGGCGCACGGTTCGCGTGGGGGGCACAAAGATCCGCCTTTTTGTTGAAGTGCTGAATTTGACCAATTTCAAGAACGTTGTGTATGTTTACCCTGACACTGGGGAGCCGGATTTTACACGCCAAGGCAACCATTCTCGCGAATACATGCGTGACCCGAGCAATTACGGTCCGCCGCGCCGCGTGAGAGTGGGACTGGGAGTGCGCTTGTAA
- a CDS encoding PorV/PorQ family protein codes for MNRTHLPIAAIIAAVLVGTSVLFGQNPNVGTAGAQFLQIPVGAQAVGMAGAYVGMAEDAVALFWNPAGITHVQRQAVHFSHLQWFSTVHLTSVGYVLNLDRWGVLGVSVNSLGMDKMEVTTELQPEGSGEFWDAQDVSLGVTYARALTDRMSVGVTAKYVRQRIWHESASGMAFDVGTQYRLDFLHLVIAMAMTNFGADLKLDGRDLDVVHDLNVSVPRNRLTPARLKTETYPLPLHFQVGIAFDVYRSPFLAVRAAVDAAHPNDNNERLNFGTEVGIRQIAFLRAGYRYNYDQENWTLGAGVRLPLARSSVRIDYAYSFFDLLEDVQRFSVGLEF; via the coding sequence ATGAACAGGACTCATCTTCCGATTGCCGCGATAATCGCTGCGGTACTGGTAGGGACTAGCGTCCTCTTTGGCCAGAACCCCAATGTGGGTACCGCGGGCGCGCAATTCCTGCAGATTCCGGTCGGCGCGCAGGCGGTAGGGATGGCCGGTGCCTATGTGGGCATGGCAGAGGATGCCGTGGCCCTGTTTTGGAATCCTGCCGGTATCACCCACGTCCAGCGTCAGGCAGTTCACTTCTCCCACCTGCAGTGGTTTTCCACTGTCCACTTGACTTCGGTTGGGTACGTCCTGAATCTGGATCGGTGGGGCGTTCTTGGTGTCTCGGTGAACTCTTTAGGGATGGACAAGATGGAGGTCACCACAGAGCTCCAGCCGGAGGGCAGCGGTGAGTTTTGGGATGCCCAGGACGTATCGCTGGGGGTCACCTACGCGCGGGCGTTGACCGACCGAATGTCTGTGGGGGTCACCGCCAAGTACGTGCGACAGCGAATCTGGCATGAAAGCGCCAGCGGCATGGCGTTTGACGTGGGGACGCAGTATCGGCTCGACTTTCTGCACCTGGTAATCGCCATGGCCATGACCAACTTTGGCGCAGACCTAAAGCTGGACGGCCGCGATTTGGATGTGGTCCATGACCTCAACGTGTCGGTCCCCCGCAACCGCCTGACCCCCGCCCGACTGAAAACCGAGACGTATCCTTTGCCTTTGCATTTCCAAGTGGGCATCGCTTTCGACGTGTACCGCTCGCCCTTCTTGGCCGTTCGTGCGGCAGTGGATGCGGCCCACCCGAATGATAACAACGAACGCCTTAACTTCGGCACAGAGGTCGGGATTCGGCAGATCGCTTTCCTGCGGGCAGGGTACCGATACAACTATGACCAGGAGAACTGGACCCTTGGCGCGGGGGTGCGACTTCCATTGGCTCGTTCTTCGGTGCGGATTGACTATGCCTACTCTTTCTTCGATCTTCTCGAGGACGTCCAACGGTTTTCCGTGGGTTTGGAGTTCTAA